In Phreatobacter oligotrophus, the following are encoded in one genomic region:
- the ffh gene encoding signal recognition particle protein: protein MFEGLSTRLSGILDRLKGRGALSEADVQEAMREVRRALLEADVALEVVRSFTDKVRDRAIGAEVIKSVTPGQMVVKIVHDTLVDTLGSEGVAIDLQAVPPVPILMVGLQGSGKTTTTAKIAKRLFDKQKKKVLMASLDTRRPAAMEQLAVLGKQIGVETLPIVAGQTPVQIARRAIEAGRLGGFDVVMLDTAGRTHVDEALMIEVAEVEKVARPHETLLVVDSLTGQDAVNVARSFTGRVNVTGVVLTRVDGDGRGGAALSMRAVTGKPIKLLGTSEKMDGLEDFHPQRIAGRILGMGDIVSLVEKAAESIDAEKGMAIAKRMQSGQFNLDDLGDQLDQMLKIGGMQGLMGMLPGVKNMQKQISGAMDDKVIKRQRAIIHAMTPWERRNPKEIDGKRRRRIARGSGTQPEDVNKLLKMHRGMADMMKAMGGAQGKRGPMAGLANMFGLGGGMPQPTPEMLAELQQKMPGGLPDKMPSLPPGMPGGLPPGFPGLGGGPKLPGLPGFPFGKKK from the coding sequence ATGTTCGAAGGCCTGTCGACACGACTGTCCGGCATCCTCGACCGCCTCAAGGGCCGCGGCGCGCTGAGCGAAGCCGACGTCCAGGAGGCGATGCGCGAGGTGCGCCGCGCCCTGCTCGAGGCGGATGTCGCGCTCGAGGTCGTGCGCTCCTTCACCGACAAGGTGCGTGACCGCGCCATCGGCGCCGAAGTCATCAAGTCGGTGACCCCCGGCCAGATGGTCGTGAAGATCGTCCACGACACGCTCGTCGACACGCTCGGCTCCGAGGGCGTCGCCATCGACCTCCAGGCCGTGCCGCCGGTGCCCATCCTGATGGTCGGCCTGCAGGGCTCGGGCAAGACCACCACCACCGCCAAGATCGCCAAGCGCCTCTTCGACAAGCAGAAGAAGAAGGTGCTGATGGCCTCCCTCGACACCCGTCGCCCCGCGGCGATGGAGCAGCTTGCCGTCCTCGGCAAGCAGATCGGCGTCGAGACCCTTCCCATCGTCGCCGGCCAGACGCCGGTGCAGATCGCCCGCCGCGCCATCGAGGCGGGCCGCCTCGGCGGCTTCGACGTCGTCATGCTCGACACGGCCGGCCGCACCCATGTCGACGAGGCCCTCATGATCGAGGTGGCCGAGGTCGAGAAGGTCGCCCGGCCGCACGAGACGCTGCTGGTCGTCGACAGCCTCACCGGTCAGGACGCCGTCAACGTTGCCCGCTCCTTCACCGGCCGCGTCAATGTCACCGGCGTCGTGCTCACCCGCGTCGACGGCGACGGCCGTGGTGGCGCGGCGCTCTCCATGCGCGCCGTCACCGGCAAGCCGATCAAGCTGCTCGGCACCTCCGAGAAGATGGATGGCCTCGAGGACTTCCATCCCCAGCGCATCGCCGGCCGCATCCTCGGCATGGGCGACATCGTCTCGCTCGTCGAGAAGGCCGCGGAATCGATCGATGCCGAAAAGGGCATGGCGATCGCCAAGCGCATGCAGTCGGGCCAGTTCAACCTGGACGACCTCGGCGACCAGCTCGACCAGATGCTGAAGATCGGCGGCATGCAGGGCCTGATGGGCATGCTGCCCGGCGTCAAGAACATGCAGAAGCAGATCTCCGGCGCCATGGACGACAAGGTGATCAAGCGCCAGCGCGCCATCATCCACGCCATGACCCCCTGGGAGCGCCGCAACCCCAAGGAGATCGACGGCAAGCGTCGCCGTCGCATCGCCCGCGGCTCCGGCACCCAGCCGGAGGACGTCAACAAGCTCCTGAAGATGCACCGTGGCATGGCCGACATGATGAAGGCCATGGGCGGCGCCCAGGGAAAGCGCGGCCCCATGGCGGGCCTCGCCAACATGTTCGGGCTCGGCGGCGGCATGCCGCAGCCGACGCCGGAAATGCTCGCCGAGCTTCAGCAGAAGATGCCCGGCGGGCTGCCCGACAAGATGCCGTCGCTGCCTCCCGGAATGCCGGGCGGACTGCCCCCGGGTTTCCCCGGCCTTGGCGGCGGCCCCAAGCTTCCCGGCCTTCCCGGCTTCCCCTTCGGCAAGAAGAAATAG
- the rpsP gene encoding 30S ribosomal protein S16 yields the protein MSLKIRLARRGTKKRPFYQIVVADARAPRDGRFIEKIGTYNPMLGKDQKRYEIDVEAAKAWLAKGAQATDRVARFFDAEGLLKRAPRNNPEKAKPGKRAEERAAAKAQKAGESAEA from the coding sequence ATGTCGCTCAAGATCCGCCTCGCCCGCCGCGGCACCAAGAAGCGCCCGTTCTACCAGATCGTCGTTGCCGACGCCCGCGCCCCGCGCGACGGCCGCTTCATCGAGAAGATCGGCACCTACAACCCGATGCTCGGCAAGGACCAGAAGCGCTACGAGATCGACGTCGAGGCCGCCAAGGCCTGGCTCGCCAAGGGCGCGCAGGCGACCGACCGCGTCGCCCGCTTCTTCGACGCCGAGGGCCTGCTGAAGCGCGCCCCGCGCAACAACCCGGAGAAGGCGAAGCCCGGCAAGCGCGCCGAGGAGCGTGCCGCCGCGAAGGCCCAGAAGGCCGGCGAGTCCGCCGAGGCCTGA